The Scophthalmus maximus strain ysfricsl-2021 chromosome 7, ASM2237912v1, whole genome shotgun sequence genome includes a window with the following:
- the ano3 gene encoding anoctamin-3 isoform X3: protein MVHHSGSIQSFKQHKGMHTSISEILKEKSLKPSRRSLPCLAQSQTHPINLNHFLSVPLSPEPKPEVEVLSQGISTSCSLLPPQTAEDGKDHYTEESEVTTCETRADESFLLRKPSTRVKLEARTDSLKGKNPADSSGLFFRDGKKRIDYILVYKKSSPQVEKRCTFEKNLRAEGLMLEKEPSLTNNDIMFVKVHAPWDTLCKYAEQMNIRMPFRKKCYFKDWKSKTLSSRFHRRCCQMKSWLPRNPMKLDKEALPDLEETDCYTAPFSRARMHHFTISNRHTFFSNSTRSRIVHHVLQRTKYEDGKPKMGINRLLGNNTFEAAFPPHEGGYKSRHPIKTHGPQNHRHLLYERWARWGMWYKYQPLDLIRRYFGEKIGLYFAWLGWYTGMLIPAALVGVFVFLYGLFTMDSSQVSKEICEANTTIMCPMCEETCDPWTLSDSCVYAKVTHLFDNGGTVFFAIFMAIWATVFLEFWKRRRAELTYDWDLIDWEEEEEELRPQFEAKYSRVERVNPISGKPEPFQPFSDKLSRLMVSVSGIFFMISLVLTAVFAVVVFRLIVMEKFASFNWKFVKKNWQFATSGTGVCINFMIIMSLNVVYEKVAYLLTNLEHPRTESEWENSFALKMFLFQFVNLNSSTFYIAFFLGRFAGRPGKYNKLFNRWRLEECHPSGCLIDLCLQMGVIMFFKQIWNNFMELGYPLLQNWWSRRKIKKGGGGGGPNVENKAQLPQWDKDWNLQPMNAHGLVDEYLEMVLQFGFTTIFVAAFPLAPLLALLNNIIEIRLDAYKFVTQWRRPMPARATDIGNHCRNQIFSTLWR, encoded by the exons ATGGTGCACCACTCGGGCTCCATCCAGTCCTTCAAGCAGCACAAAG GCATGCACACCAGCATCAGCGAGATCCTGAAGGAGAAGAGCCTGAAGCCGTCTCGCCGCAGCCTGCCCTGCCTGGCCCAGAGTCAGACTCATCCGATCAACCTcaaccacttcctgtctgtgccTCTGAGCCCGGAGCCCAAACCAGAAGTCGAAGTCCTGAGTCAGGGCATCAGCActtcctgcagcctcctcccccCACAGACAG CAGAGGATGGCAAGGATCATTATACAGAGGAGTCCGAGGTGACTACGTGTGAAACGAGGGCAGATGAGTCATTTCTGCTACGAAAGCCTTCCACTCGTGTTAAATTAGAGGCTCGCACAGATTCACTTAAG GGAAAGAATCCTGCTGACTCCTCTGGGCTCTTTTTCCGAGATGGgaaaaaacgtattgactacATCCTGGTTTACAAGAAGTCCAGTCCACAGGTGGAGAAAAGGTGCACGTTTGAGAAGAATTTGCGTGCTGAGGGCCTGATGCTGGAGAAAGAG CCCTCTTTGACAAACAACGACATCATGTTTGTGAAGGTCCATGCTCCTTGGGATACGCTTTGCAAATATGCAGAGCAGATGAACATCCGAATGCCTTTCAG gaaaaaatgttACTTTAAGGACTGGAAGAGTAAGACCTTGAGCAG CCGGTTTCATCGGAGATGTTGTCAGATGAAAAGCTGGCTTCCCAGAAATCCCATGAAGCTGGACAAAGAGGCCTTGCCTGACCTGGAGGAAACTGACTGCTACACAGCCCCCTTCAGCAGAGCACGCATGCATCA CTTCACAATCAGCAACAGACACACCTTCTTCTCCAATTCCACCAGAAGCAGGATAGTCCATCACGTCCTGCAGCGCACCAAGTACGAGGATGGAAAACCAAAGATGG GTATCAACCGGTTATTGGGCAACAACACATTTGAGGCGGCATTTCCTCCTCATGAG GGCGGTTACAAGAGCAGACATCCTATCAAGACGCATGGTCCTCAGAACCACAGGCATCTTCTGTACGAGCGCTGGGCCCGCTGGGGCATGTGGTACAAATACCAGCCTCTTGACCTCATCAG GCGTTACTTTGGTGAGAAAATCGGCCTTTACTTTGCATGGTTGGGCTGGTACACCGGCATGTTGATCCCAGCAGCCCTGGTTGGCGTTTTTGTCTTCCTCTATGGTCTCTTCACTATGGACTCGAGTCAAGTCAG TAAAGAGATATGTGAAGCCAACACTACCATCATGTGTCCTATGTGTGAGGAGACCTGTGACCCATGGACGCTGAGTGACAGCTGCGTCTACGCAAAG GTGACCCATCTGTTTGACAACGGTGGAACTGTGTTCTTTGCTATCTTCATGGCTATTTGGG CCACAGTATTCCTGGAGTtctggaaaaggaggagggcaGAGCTGACTTATGACTGGGATCTCATTGattgggaggaggaagag gaggagctgaggccTCAGTTTGAAGCCAAGTACTCCAGGGTGGAGAGAGTCAACCCCATCTCTGGCAAGCCTGAGCCTTTCCAGCCCTTCTCAGACAAACTCAGCCGACTCATGGTGTCTGTGTCCGGAATATTTTTCATG ATTTCCCTCGTTCTCACAGCCGTGTTTGCCGTGGTGGTTTTCCGTCTCATTGTGATGGAGAAGTTCGCCTCCTTCAACTGGAAGTTTGTGAAGAAGAACTGGCAGTTCGCCACCTCTGGCACCGGTGTCTGCATCAACTTCATGATCATCATGTCGCTCAACGTG GTGTATGAAAAGGTGGCCTATCTGCTGACTAATTTAG AGCACCCGCGGACCGAGTCTGAGTGGGAGAACAGCTTTGCTCTGAAGATGTTCCTGTTCCAGTTTGTAAATTTGAACAGCTCCACATTTTACATCGCTTTCTTTCTTGGAAG GTTTGCTGGCAGGCCGGGAAAATACAATAAACTCTTTAATCGATGGAGACTGGAGGAG tGTCACCCAAGCGGCTGTTTGATTGATCTGTGCCTGCAAATGGGAGTCATCATGTTCTTCAAACAAATCTGGAACAACTTCATGGAGCTTGGTTATCC TTTGCTGCAGAACTGGTGGTCTCGTAGGAAGATAAagaaaggaggtggaggaggagggccaaATGTAGAGAACAAAGCCCAGCTTCCACAGTGGGACAAAGACTGGAATCTGCAGCCGATGAACGCCCATGGACTGGTGGACGAATACCTTGAAATGG TTCTCCAGTTTGGCTTCACCACCATCTTTGTAGCAGCCTTCCCGCTGGCTCCTCTCCTGGCTCTGCTCAACAACATCATTGAGATTCGTCTTGACGCCTACAAGTTTGTCACTCAGTGGAGAAGGCCCATGCCTGCCCGAGCCACTGACATAG gaAACCACTGCAGGAACCAAATATTTTCCACCCTATGGAGATAG